From the genome of Argentina anserina chromosome 4, drPotAnse1.1, whole genome shotgun sequence, one region includes:
- the LOC126792249 gene encoding cytochrome P450 78A7-like: MEFVSKDTTLWIFTLPAFLGFSNLIQPYFLFCFAIAFVSIALLTSAFATGGIAWKNGRNQRGPVAIPGPKGLPIFGSLFSLSHGLAHRTLASMAWSQTATTHLMAFSLGSTPAVVASDPHTAREILTSPYFADRPIKQSAKSLMFTRAMGFAPNGPYWRLLRKISSSHLFAPRRIEAHEAGRQHDCATMLCNIAEEQACCGTVSLRRHLQAASLNNIMGTVFGKRYEPAGNHSDEELKELENMVREGFEILGAFNWSDYLPWLSYFYDPFRIHERCANLVPRVRKLVRSIIEEHRLNAKFTMKQLSDDHADFVDVLLSMDGEEKLQENDIIAVLWEMIFRGTDTTALLTEWAMAELILNPETQVKLYREIHSLVGEKSVTDADVARLPYLQAVVKETLRVHPPGPLLSWARLSTSDVQLSNGMVIPAGTTAMVNMWAIGQHPGVWGEEAHVFRPERFVESEGGADVDVRGRDLRLAPFGAGRRVCPGKNLGLVTASLWVAKLVQEFKWGEDEGHPVDLSEVLKLSCEMKHELHGVAVPRSTATMV; this comes from the exons ATGGAGTTTGTTAGCAAAGACACGACCTTGTGGATCTTTACCCTCCCGGCTTTCCTTGGCTTCTCGAACCTCATCCAACCCTACTTCCTCTTCTGTTTCGCCATCGCTTTTGTATCCATTGCCCTTCTAACTTCGGCCTTCGCTACCGGCGGTATAGCATGGAAAAACGGCCGGAACCAAAGAGGTCCGGTCGCCATACCCGGACCCAAAGGCCTTCCTATCTTTGGTTCCCTCTTCAGTCTCTCCCATGGCTTGGCTCACCGTACCTTGGCCTCCATGGCTTGGAGCCAAACCGCCACTACTCATCTCATGGCCTTCAGCCTCGGCTCTACTCCTGCTGTTGTAGCCTCTGATCCCCACACTGCCCGGGAAATCCTGACCTCCCCTTACTTCGCCGACCGCCCAATAAAACAGTCCGCTAAGAGCCTTATGTTCACCCGAGCCATGGGGTTCGCTCCCAACGGACCATACTGGAGACTACTCAGGAAAATCTCCTCCTCCCACCTCTTCGCCCCCAGGCGCATTGAAGCTCATGAGGCTGGCCGCCAGCACGATTGCGCTACCATGCTGTGCAACATTGCCGAAGAACAAGCCTGCTGCGGAACAGTGTCGCTTCGTAGGCACCTCCAGGCTGCTTCCCTAAACAACATCATGGGAACCGTGTTCGGCAAGAGATACGAGCCGGCCGGGAACCACAGCGACGAAGAGCTTAAGGAGCTTGAGAATATGGTTAGGGAAGGGTTTGAGATCTTAGGCGCTTTCAACTGGTCAGACTATCTTCCTTGGTTGAGTTACTTCTATGACCCTTTCCGCATCCATGAGCGCTGCGCCAACCTTGTTCCTCGAGTCAGAAAACTCGTACGGAGCATCATTGAAGAGCACCGACTCAACGCCAAGTTCACGATGAAGCAGCTCTCGGATGATCACGCTGATTTTGTTGATGTCTTGCTGTCTATGGATGGGGAGGAGAAGCTTCAGGAAAATGACATAATTGCTGTGCTATGG GAGATGATATTCAGAGGGACTGATACGACCGCTTTGCTAACCGAATGGGCGATGGCTGAGTTGATCTTAAACCCCGAGACTCAGGTTAAACTCTACAGAGAAATCCACAGCCTTGTGGGAGAGAAGAGCGTGACCGATGCCGACGTAGCAAGACTGCCTTACTTGCAGGCCGTGGTGAAGGAAACCCTAAGAGTGCACCCACCGGGCCCACTTCTGTCCTGGGCGAGGCTGTCCACGTCCGACGTTCAGCTCAGCAACGGGATGGTAATCCCCGCCGGAACGACGGCGATGGTTAACATGTGGGCCATAGGGCAGCACCCTGGGGTGTGGGGGGAGGAGGCGCACGTGTTCAGGCCCGAGAGGTTTGTGGAGAGTGAAGGCGGCGCTGACGTTGACGTGAGGGGAAGGGACCTGAGGCTGGCGCCGTTCGGGGCGGGGCGGAGGGTGTGCCCGGGGAAGAATCTGGGGCTGGTGACGGCGTCGCTTTGGGTGGCGAAGCTGGTTCAGGAGTTTAAGTGGGGGGAGGATGAGGGGCACCCGGTTGATCTGAGTGAGGTGCTGAAGCTGTCTTGTGAGATGAAGCATGAGCTGCATGGTGTGGCTGTTCCAAGGAGTACTGCTACTATGGTCTAG
- the LOC126792250 gene encoding cytochrome P450 78A7-like, translated as MEFVSKDTTWWVFTLPAFLGFSNLLQPYFLFCFAVSFVFIALLTSAFATGGIAWKNGRNQRGPVAIPGPKGLPVFGSLFSLSRGLAHRTLASMAWNQTATTQLMAFSLGSTPAVVASDPHTAREILTSPYFADRPVKQSAKSLIFTRAMGFAPNGPYWRLLRKMSSSHLFAPRRIDAHEPGRQHDCTTMLRNIAEEQARCGTVSLRRHLQAASLNNIMGTVFGKRYEPAGNHSDEELKELENMVREGFEILGAFNWSDYLPWFSYFYDPFRIHERCANLVPRVRKLVRSIIEEHRINAEFRMKQVSDDHADFVDVLLSMDGEEKLQENDMIAVLWEMIFRGTDTTALLTEWAMAELILNPETQDKLYREIHSLVGERSVTDADVARLPYLQAVVKETLRVHPPGPLLSWARLSTSDVQLSNGMVIPAGTTAMVNMWAIGQHPGVWGEEAHVFRPERFVESEGGADVDVRGRDLRLAPFGAGRRVCPGKNLGLVTASLWVAKLVQEFKWGEDEGHPVDLIEVLKLSCEMKHELHGVAVPRSTATMV; from the exons ATGGAGTTCGTTAGCAAAGACACGACCTGGTGGGTCTTTACGCTCCCGGCTTTCCTTGGCTTCTCGAACCTTCTCCAACCCTACTTCCTCTTCTGTTTCGCCGTTTCTTTTGTGTTTATTGCCCTTTTAACTTCGGCCTTCGCTACCGGCGGTATAGCATGGAAaaacggcagaaaccaaagaGGTCCGGTCGCCATACCCGGACCCAAAGGCCTTCCTGTCTTTGGTTCCCTCTTCAGTCTCTCTCGAGGCTTGGCTCACCGTACCTTGGCCTCCATGGCTTGGAACCAAACCGCCACTACTCAGCTCATGGCCTTCAGCCTCGGCTCTACTCCTGCTGTTGTAGCCTCTGATCCCCACACTGCCCGGGAAATCCTGACCTCCCCTTATTTCGCCGACCGCCCTGTAAAGCAGTCCGCTAAGAGTCTTATTTTCACCCGAGCCATGGGGTTCGCTCCCAACGGACCATACTGGAGACTACTCAGGAAAATGTCCTCCTCCCACCTCTTTGCCCCTAGACGTATTGACGCTCATGAGCCTGGCCGCCAGCACGATTGCACCACCATGCTGCGCAACATTGCCGAAGAACAAGCCCGCTGCGGAACGGTGTCGCTTCGTAGGCACCTCCAGGCTGCTTCCCTAAACAACATCATGGGAACCGTGTTCGGCAAGAGATACGAGCCGGCCGGGAACCACAGCGACGAGGAGCTGAAGGAGCTTGAGAATATGGTTAGGGAAGGGTTTGAGATCTTAGGCGCTTTCAACTGGTCAGACTATCTTCCTTGGTTCAGTTACTTCTATGACCCTTTCCGCATCCATGAGCGCTGCGCCAACCTTGTTCCTCGAGTGAGGAAACTCGTACGGAGCATCATTGAAGAGCACCGAATCAACGCCGAGTTCAGGATGAAGCAGGTCTCGGATGATCACGctgattttgttgatgttttgTTGTCTATGGATGGGGAGGAGAAGCTTCAGGAAAATGACATGATTGCTGTGCTATGG GAGATGATATTCAGAGGGACTGATACAACCGCTTTGCTAACCGAATGGGCGATGGCCGAGTTGATCTTAAACCCTGAGACTCAGGATAAACTCTACAGAGAAATCCACAGCCTTGTAGGAGAGAGGAGCGTGACGGATGCCGACGTAGCAAGACTGCCTTACTTGCAGGCCGTGGTGAAGGAAACCCTAAGAGTGCACCCACCGGGCCCACTTCTGTCCTGGGCGAGGCTGTCCACGTCCGACGTTCAGCTCAGCAACGGGATGGTAATCCCCGCCGGAACGACGGCGATGGTTAACATGTGGGCCATAGGGCAGCACCCTGGGGTGTGGGGGGAGGAGGCGCACGTGTTCAGGCCCGAGAGGTTTGTGGAGAGTGAAGGCGGCGCTGACGTTGACGTGAGGGGAAGGGACCTGAGGCTGGCGCCGTTCGGGGCGGGGCGGAGGGTGTGCCCGGGGAAGAATCTGGGGCTGGTGACGGCGTCGCTTTGGGTGGCGAAGCTGGTTCAGGAGTTTAAGTGGGGGGAGGATGAGGGGCACCCGGTTGATCTGATTGAGGTGCTGAAGCTGTCTTGTGAGATGAAGCATGAGCTGCATGGTGTGGCTGTTCCAAGGAGTACTGCCACTATGGTCTAG